From one Nycticebus coucang isolate mNycCou1 chromosome 14, mNycCou1.pri, whole genome shotgun sequence genomic stretch:
- the LOC128564426 gene encoding olfactory receptor 56A3-like — MLPMLPSSNSSLPTEVSEFLLNCFVSSPSWQHWLSLPLSLLFLLAMGANATLLITIWLEVALHQPMYYLLSLLSLLDIVLCLTVIPKVLAIFWFNLRSISFWACFLQMFIMNNFLPMESCTFLAMAYDRYVAICKPLHYSSIITNEFVAKAIVFILARNTFFTAPIPILSAHLHYCGKNIIENCICANLSVSKLSCDNIALNQIYQLIVAWTLIGSDLILIFLSYIFILQAVLRLKAKGAAAKALSTCGSHFILILFFSTILLVFVFTHMAKKKVSPDVPVLLNVLHHVIPAALNPIVYGVRTHEIKQGIWKLLRRGG, encoded by the coding sequence ATGCTGCCAATGCTGCCTTCTAGCAACAGCTCCCTGCCTACTGAAGTCTCTGAATTCCTCCTGAACTGTTTTGTCAGTTCCCCCAGTTGGCAGCACTGGCTGTCCCTGCCCCTAagcctccttttcctcctggCCATGGGCGCCAATGCCACCCTCCTGATCACCATCTGGCTGGAGGTTGCTCTGCACCAGCCCATGTACTACCTGCTCAgcctcctctccctgctggaCATCGTGCTCTGCCTCACCGTCATCCCCAAAGTCCTGGCCATCTTCTGGTTCAACCTCAGGTCCATCAGCTTCTGGGCCTGCTTCCTCCAGATGTTCATTATGAACAACTTCTTGCCCATGGAATCATGCACCTTCCTGGCAATGGCCTATGAtcgctatgtggccatctgcaagcctcTACATTACTCATCCATCATTACAAACGAATTTGTGGCAAAGGCTATTGTTTTCATCTTGGCCCGGAATACGTTTTTCACTGCACCTATCCCCATCCTCTCTGCCCATCTCCACTACTGtggaaaaaatataattgagAATTGTATCTGTGCCAATCTCTCTGTTTCTAAACTCTCCTGTGATAACATTGCTCTCAACCAAATCTACCAGTTAATTGTGGCCTGGACTCTTATAGGCTCTGACCTCATCCTCATCTTCCTTTCCTATATTTTCATTCTCCAAGCTGTTCTTAGACTCAAGGCAAAAGGAGCAGCTGCCAAAGCTCTGAGCACTTGTGGCTCTCACTTCATTCTCATTCTCTTCTTTAGCACCATCCTGCTGGTTTTCGTTTTTACCCATATGGCCAAGAAAAAGGTTTCCCCTGATGTCCCTGTCTTACTTAATGTTTTACACCATGTAATTCCTGCAGCTCTGAATCCTATTGTCTATGGTGTACGAACCCATGAGATTAAACAAGGGATTTGGAAATTACTCAGAAGGGGTGGGTAA